One Williamsia phyllosphaerae DNA segment encodes these proteins:
- a CDS encoding helix-turn-helix domain-containing protein encodes MVDRSPSPPTRRVIEVVGMLASADRPMGVGEIAAALGIARATATAVVRELADASWVTRDADRRYAVGPALAGIGGRLPVGGSVAERLEVLARQVGCGVTLSRIDVGALRVVAKAHGGDRDIPGVPVGQRVPLAYPAGAAVMPWREGAERDGWVAGADDGDAAERLLGLVQHRRYAMFRPTSGDAGLVDVLADLLDVVGGDLLRPRLRTKVLTQLSALTARAYTAAELDDDGSLPVSYLAAPVVVDGKAIHELQMGPLRSAVTRDERNAYIGALTSAAADLARDPGMGSPSVSRPVEPVVQS; translated from the coding sequence GTGGTCGATCGATCTCCGTCGCCGCCGACGCGTCGGGTCATCGAGGTGGTGGGGATGCTGGCGTCCGCCGACCGCCCGATGGGGGTGGGCGAGATCGCCGCTGCGTTGGGCATCGCCCGGGCGACGGCCACAGCGGTGGTTCGCGAATTGGCCGACGCCTCGTGGGTCACCCGGGACGCCGACCGTCGTTATGCGGTGGGACCGGCACTCGCCGGTATCGGTGGGCGCCTCCCCGTGGGCGGCTCGGTCGCCGAACGCCTCGAGGTGCTCGCGAGGCAGGTCGGGTGCGGGGTGACGTTGAGTCGCATCGATGTCGGTGCGCTCAGGGTGGTGGCGAAGGCCCACGGCGGTGACCGGGACATCCCCGGTGTGCCGGTGGGACAGCGTGTTCCGCTCGCCTACCCCGCCGGCGCCGCGGTCATGCCCTGGCGCGAGGGTGCCGAACGCGACGGGTGGGTGGCCGGCGCCGACGACGGTGATGCCGCCGAGCGCCTGCTCGGACTGGTGCAACACCGTAGGTACGCGATGTTCCGGCCGACGTCGGGGGACGCGGGACTGGTCGACGTGTTGGCCGACCTGCTCGACGTCGTCGGCGGCGATCTGTTGAGACCACGACTGCGTACCAAGGTCCTGACGCAGTTGTCGGCGCTCACGGCCCGGGCCTACACCGCGGCCGAACTCGACGACGACGGTTCGCTGCCGGTCAGCTACCTCGCGGCGCCGGTCGTGGTCGACGGGAAGGCGATCCACGAACTTCAGATGGGACCGCTGCGGTCGGCCGTCACCCGCGATGAGCGCAATGCCTACATCGGTGCGCTGACCTCGGCGGCGGCCGATCTGGCGCGCGATCCCGGCATGGGGAGCCCCTCAGTGTCCCGTCCGGTCGAGCCGGTAGTGCAGTCGTAA